A DNA window from Calliphora vicina chromosome 1, idCalVici1.1, whole genome shotgun sequence contains the following coding sequences:
- the thoc7 gene encoding THO complex protein 7 isoform X2, with translation MLLKQFLKWMYSKNDSPENNQIIYDRLMAQLAQCQFAAAKTERTSQMIDEELENYQKLSKTIEKNIEVAKLELEDSKKELIIAKQIRKNKMEYDQLAKVIKQQPDRKETQQHIECLQKEMAELNDKKLKLERKFEKRQKDFSVLMYAVRELEAQLVDDSSSDDEDSKSDDDVVVGSGSSNNNTANHPIIEGLSDDELEAGSQSGKVGRHSRGLMERGIKEEVDDAEADDAKSIKEPMSVDEDAVLELSIDKDESDVKMEEVAGNAT, from the exons ATGCTGCTCAAACAATTTCTCAAATGGATGTATTCCAAAAATGATTCGCCGGAAAATAA TCAAATTATCTATGATCGTTTAATGGCCCAATTAGCCCAATGTCAATTTGCTGCCGCTAAAACTGAACGCACTAGTCAAATGATCGATGAAGAGTTGGAAAATTACCAAAAACTCTCAAAGACCATAGAAAAGAATATTGAAGTGGCTAAACTTGAGTTAGAGGACAGTAAGAAGGAGTTAATTATAGCCAAACAAATACGGAAAAACAAAATGGAATACGATCAACTGGCCAAGGTGATAAAACAACAACCGGATCGTAAAGAAACCCAACAACACATAGAATGCTTGCAAAAAGAAATGGCAGAGCTAAATGACAAAAAACTAAAGTTGGAGCGTAAATTTGAAAAGCGCCAAAAGGATTTCTCCGTTCTAATGTATGCAGTGCGTGAATTGGAAGCTCAATTGGTTGATGATAGTTCAAGTGATGATGAGGATAGCAAGTCTGATGACGATGTGGTCGTGGGATCTGGCAGTAGCAATAATAATACTGCAAATCATCCGATAATAGAAGGTTTGAGTGATGATGAATTGGAGGCTGGTTCTCAGTCCGGTAAAGTTGGACGTCATAGTAGAGGTCTAATGGAAAGAGGAATTAAGGAAGAAGTCGATGATGCAGAAGCTGATGATGCTAAGAGCATTAAAGAACCCATGTCAGTAGATGAGGATGCTGTACTAGAGTTAAGCATAGATAAAGATGAAAGTGATGTAAAAATGGAAGAAGTAGCTGGCAATGCTACTTAA
- the thoc7 gene encoding THO complex protein 7 isoform X1 encodes MSDEEIIKKRLLIDGDGTGDDRRLNMLLKQFLKWMYSKNDSPENNQIIYDRLMAQLAQCQFAAAKTERTSQMIDEELENYQKLSKTIEKNIEVAKLELEDSKKELIIAKQIRKNKMEYDQLAKVIKQQPDRKETQQHIECLQKEMAELNDKKLKLERKFEKRQKDFSVLMYAVRELEAQLVDDSSSDDEDSKSDDDVVVGSGSSNNNTANHPIIEGLSDDELEAGSQSGKVGRHSRGLMERGIKEEVDDAEADDAKSIKEPMSVDEDAVLELSIDKDESDVKMEEVAGNAT; translated from the exons atgagtgacg agGAAATCATCAAAAAACGTTTGTTGATTGATGGCGATGGCACCGGTGATGATCGGCGCCTTAATATGCTGCTCAAACAATTTCTCAAATGGATGTATTCCAAAAATGATTCGCCGGAAAATAA TCAAATTATCTATGATCGTTTAATGGCCCAATTAGCCCAATGTCAATTTGCTGCCGCTAAAACTGAACGCACTAGTCAAATGATCGATGAAGAGTTGGAAAATTACCAAAAACTCTCAAAGACCATAGAAAAGAATATTGAAGTGGCTAAACTTGAGTTAGAGGACAGTAAGAAGGAGTTAATTATAGCCAAACAAATACGGAAAAACAAAATGGAATACGATCAACTGGCCAAGGTGATAAAACAACAACCGGATCGTAAAGAAACCCAACAACACATAGAATGCTTGCAAAAAGAAATGGCAGAGCTAAATGACAAAAAACTAAAGTTGGAGCGTAAATTTGAAAAGCGCCAAAAGGATTTCTCCGTTCTAATGTATGCAGTGCGTGAATTGGAAGCTCAATTGGTTGATGATAGTTCAAGTGATGATGAGGATAGCAAGTCTGATGACGATGTGGTCGTGGGATCTGGCAGTAGCAATAATAATACTGCAAATCATCCGATAATAGAAGGTTTGAGTGATGATGAATTGGAGGCTGGTTCTCAGTCCGGTAAAGTTGGACGTCATAGTAGAGGTCTAATGGAAAGAGGAATTAAGGAAGAAGTCGATGATGCAGAAGCTGATGATGCTAAGAGCATTAAAGAACCCATGTCAGTAGATGAGGATGCTGTACTAGAGTTAAGCATAGATAAAGATGAAAGTGATGTAAAAATGGAAGAAGTAGCTGGCAATGCTACTTAA
- the Ice2 gene encoding little elongation complex subunit 2 has protein sequence MSNLDYPIYKGNAIFREQPNHSFFDKPFEDEQDCLFQCLNEIDPHFLKPQQQAEHLTVSNITVTDPRTNKSITQLSYDHTREEQTKKFPSPKRSMMTEKQHELGVRVLSALQQRLEVEEEDMYNWYRLQKIRLKEKQYFQKFVYEFSQSSKEQMYAPCRKLLELYQKWYKTKMLKLMKSYPPESYNTHLGLPQVRQCKNILSEQQVQITNQEVVNTIGEECSWHDDVKQKFKNLNYSIGSYTEIYLNSEDLKESLEDNLKTQFKNYAEQELAECSQLYIPLESLLFLITAGDYIDMPSEMLLTIQETEIVDNDNKKYIIMDQPLPSRQVGWHSYQQMVQQAAIAMLSVKQKETLENVQTNVSIENSKNFKVSTVQDFMQKSTLTADKLCKFSKTLTKWQLGTLEDNPLLEIYTSLDSHTKNKDFSLKLEFKPSYGCEILTKYDLLKEWFKLKLLQKTKSNSLRLDVTNYQILLEESLDINKLEEYLSFYHINCQQLINNLYEFLKMLHNMPTGHYMLRYNPKFKDKLMLCKPSQEITQNTINLHQLLQTDVTDIQFMTEVNFLTIDENLCSLMHFQHKILPAAFCPRADTRKANNNGSGFVSKQKKPIVPPKDAKKPPINKTKMKRIRKRKRIIDTIKAKNEEMKEMRQEMELDRKMLNI, from the coding sequence ATGTCGAATTTGGATTATCCTATTTATAAAGGAAACGCTATATTTCGGGAACAACCTAATCATTCATTTTTCGATAAACCATTCGAAGACGAACAGGACTGTTTATTTCAGTGTCTCAATGAAATAGACCCACATTTTTTGAAACCCCAGCAACAGGCAGAACATCTTACTGTAAGCAATATTACGGTAACAGATCCTCGCACAAATAAATCCATAACACAGCTGAGTTACGACCACACCCGGGaagagcaaacaaaaaaatttccttcGCCAAAACGGTCAATGATGACTGAAAAACAACATGAATTGGGCGTGCGAGTTTTAAGTGCCCTGCAACAGCGTCTGGAGGTTGAAGAAGAGGACATGTACAATTGGTATAGATTGCAAAAAATTAGGCTTAAGGaaaagcaatattttcaaaagtttgtcTATGAATTTAGCCAAAGTAGCAAAGAACAAATGTATGCACCCTGTCGCAAGCTGTTGGAATTGTATCAAAAGTGGTATAAaaccaaaatgttaaaattaatgaaaagctATCCGCCAGAGTCTTACAACACACATTTGGGTTTACCTCAAGTAAGACAATGTAAAAACATTTTGAGTGAGCAGCAAGTGCAGATAACAAATCAAGAAGTTGTTAACACAATAGGAGAGGAATGCAGTTGGCATGATGATGTaaaacagaaatttaaaaatttaaattactctATTGGCTCTTATACCGAAATATACCTGAATTCTGAGGATTTAAAAGAGTCTTTAgaagataatttaaaaacacaatttaaaaattatgctgaACAAGAATTAGCAGAATGTTCTCAATTGTATATACCTTTGGAatcattgttatttttaatcacAGCTGGTGACTATATAGATATGCCCTCGGAAATGTTGTTAACTATTCAAGAAACTGAAATTGTAGacaatgataataaaaaatatataattatggaTCAACCCTTGCCCTCGAGGCAGGTCGGCTGGCATAGCTATCAACAAATGGTGCAACAAGCAGCTATAGCAATGCTATCtgttaaacaaaaagaaactcTAGAAAATGTACAAACGAATGTAAGtatagaaaattccaaaaacttTAAGGTTTCAACCGTACaagattttatgcaaaaatctaCTTTAACTGCGGACAAACTttgtaaattttccaaaactttAACTAAATGGCAATTGGGTACTTTAGAAGACAACCCATTACTAGAAATTTATACCTCTCTGGattcacacacaaaaaataaagatttttcacTTAAATTAGAATTCAAACCAAGTTATGGTTgtgaaatattaacaaaatatgaCCTACTTAAGGAATGGTTTAAACTTAAActattacaaaaaacaaaaagcaacaGCCTCCGTTTGGATGttacaaattatcaaatttTACTTGAAGAATCTTTGGACATTAACAAACTAGAGGAATACTTATCTTTTTATCATATAAATTGCCAACAATTGATAAACAACCTGTAtgaatttctaaaaatgttaCACAACATGCCCACGGGCCATTATATGTTGCGCTACAATCCCAAATTCAAGGACAAACTTATGCTGTGTAAACCTTCTCAAGAAATCACGCAAAATACTATAAATCTGCATCAGCTGCTGCAAACTGATGTCACTGACATACAATTTATGACGGAAGTGAATTTTCTTACCATTGATGAAAACCTTTGCAGTTTAATGCACTTTCAACATAAGATTTTACCTGCAGCATTTTGCCCTCGTGCAGACACCCGAAAAGCAAACAATAATGGTAGTGGTTTTGTGTCAAAGCAGAAAAAACCAATAGTACCACCCAAAGATGCGAAGAAACCACCTATAAACAAGACCAAAATGAAGAGAATTAGAAAGAGAAAACGTATTATTGATACCATCAAAGCTAAGAATGAGGAGATGAAAGAAATGAGGCAGGAAATGGAATTGGACcgtaaaatgttaaatatttga
- the LOC135950767 gene encoding protein FMC1 homolog: MSATKTLRALLQELRSASPNGCIKNSLAARYILAQYKKFSTTDQQLCKARDEALYLGQTYLTYMSSLRKYNELYKEYHGRGERTVRETADMVGFKLPSDPK; encoded by the coding sequence ATGTCAGCTACAAAAACTTTGCGTGCTCTTCTCCAAGAACTTCGTAGCGCCTCTCCTAATGGCTGCATCAAGAATTCCTTAGCAGCTCGTTATATTTTGGCTCAGTATAAGAAATTCTCAACTACCGATCAACAATTATGCAAAGCACGCGATGAGGCCTTATATTTGGGACAAACTTATCTCACCTATATGTCCAGTTTGCGTAAATACAATGAATTATACAAGGAATATCATGGTCGTGGCGAAAGGACTGTAAGGGAAACTGCTGATATGGTGGGCTTCAAACTTCCAAGTGATCCCAAGTAA